A genomic region of Catalinimonas niigatensis contains the following coding sequences:
- a CDS encoding YpdA family putative bacillithiol disulfide reductase translates to MNIYDVLIVGAGPCGLSCGIEAQQNGLNYAVLDKGSITESIRRYPIDMTFFSSADNIAIGNVPFTSLNLRPGRAEALKYYRKVVEHFGLNIHPFTEVQNIERTDELFVLNTSKGQYKSRKIILAIGYYDIPRELNIPGENLPHVTHYYDEPYKYTGARAVVVGGANSAIETALDLYRNGVDVTVVHQFEGFDKTAKYWIVPDMENRVKKEEVKTFFKSMVTEITEREVHLQNLDTGEKSTIPADFVFLMVGYHPDAKFLRRVGVQLNGEMLIPEINPETYESNVPGIYMGGSVIGGEETAKVFIENGKLHAIPIIADIKEKLTQEAIPSAKVSS, encoded by the coding sequence ATGAATATTTACGATGTACTCATTGTCGGAGCAGGGCCTTGTGGCTTATCTTGTGGCATTGAGGCACAGCAAAACGGCTTAAATTATGCTGTTTTAGATAAAGGAAGCATCACTGAATCTATACGCCGTTATCCTATAGATATGACATTCTTTTCCAGTGCAGACAATATTGCCATTGGAAACGTCCCATTTACTTCACTCAACCTCAGACCCGGCAGGGCCGAAGCGTTGAAATATTATCGCAAAGTGGTTGAGCATTTTGGGTTGAACATACATCCATTTACCGAGGTACAGAATATTGAAAGGACAGATGAACTGTTTGTGCTCAACACCAGTAAAGGGCAGTACAAAAGCCGTAAGATCATTCTTGCCATCGGTTACTATGATATTCCTCGTGAGCTGAACATTCCGGGAGAAAACTTACCGCATGTAACCCATTATTATGATGAGCCTTACAAATATACCGGTGCCAGAGCAGTGGTGGTGGGAGGAGCCAACTCCGCCATAGAAACTGCCCTGGATCTGTATCGCAACGGAGTGGATGTGACGGTAGTGCATCAGTTTGAAGGCTTTGACAAAACAGCCAAATACTGGATTGTACCGGATATGGAAAACCGGGTGAAGAAGGAAGAGGTGAAAACCTTTTTCAAAAGTATGGTGACTGAGATTACAGAGAGAGAGGTACATCTTCAGAACCTGGACACTGGCGAGAAAAGTACTATCCCCGCTGATTTCGTATTTCTGATGGTAGGCTATCATCCGGATGCCAAATTTTTGCGTAGAGTGGGCGTACAGCTTAATGGAGAAATGCTCATCCCGGAGATCAATCCTGAAACCTATGAGAGCAACGTGCCCGGTATCTATATGGGTGGCTCAGTGATTGGTGGAGAGGAAACAGCCAAGGTATTTATTGAAAATGGTAAGCTGCACGCCATACCCATCATCGCTGATATCAAGGAAAAACTGACACAGGAGGCTATCCCTTCTGCCAAGGTTTCTTCCTAG
- a CDS encoding helix-turn-helix domain-containing protein, with translation MKTELEKIIPDKNSSLSLMVNPKLSDFFFWHFHPEYELVWIKGSDGNRHVGQHFSRFKGSDLVLIGSYIPHLNFDYGITTPYEEVVVHIRQDFLKHTATNAPELEVVQQLLELAQHGIAFGEKTKDIVGPRLKKLPENSHFEQFLELLSIFHVLMLAEDKELLHSEPVKNQYTRKDQDRLRAIYAFIDNNYQQRINIEEVADLSHLSKAAFCRYFKKMTRLTFTEFVNHYRIDRAKKLLLLDRNVTESCYACGFESLSYFNRTFKKVTGKNPLSFKKEHLH, from the coding sequence ATGAAGACTGAACTGGAAAAAATCATTCCCGACAAAAACAGTTCGCTTAGCCTGATGGTCAACCCCAAGCTGAGTGACTTTTTCTTCTGGCATTTTCATCCGGAATATGAGTTGGTTTGGATAAAAGGATCTGACGGAAACCGACACGTAGGTCAGCATTTTTCAAGGTTTAAGGGTAGTGATCTAGTACTGATTGGCTCCTACATACCGCACCTCAATTTTGATTATGGTATCACAACTCCCTACGAAGAAGTGGTGGTACACATCCGGCAGGACTTTCTGAAGCATACTGCCACTAATGCACCCGAATTAGAAGTGGTGCAGCAACTGCTGGAGCTTGCTCAGCATGGAATCGCTTTTGGAGAAAAAACGAAGGATATTGTGGGACCACGCCTAAAGAAGTTGCCTGAAAACTCTCATTTTGAACAGTTTCTGGAGCTGTTAAGCATTTTTCATGTATTGATGCTGGCTGAGGATAAGGAGTTGCTTCACTCCGAACCCGTAAAGAATCAATACACCCGCAAAGACCAGGACAGGCTCAGGGCTATCTACGCATTCATTGACAACAACTATCAGCAAAGGATCAATATAGAAGAGGTTGCGGATTTAAGTCATCTGAGCAAAGCGGCTTTTTGTCGATATTTTAAAAAGATGACCCGGCTTACCTTCACCGAATTTGTGAATCATTATCGCATTGACAGAGCTAAGAAACTGCTGTTACTGGATAGGAATGTTACGGAAAGCTGCTATGCATGTGGTTTTGAAAGTCTGTCTTACTTTAATAGAACTTTTAAAAAAGTGACGGGCAAAAATCCATTGAGCTTTAAAAAAGAACATCTGCACTGA
- a CDS encoding phytanoyl-CoA dioxygenase family protein: MRRTKDQTLERNSPNKNHEAIPGNPSTATSSKQKLNDRANGQSLKVLSEEDWAFWIHNGYVVIKNAVPREQAMKTADFLWAFEEKDKNDPSTWYTAPRAEMQMKELAGTGMVEVYNTQALWDNRQMQRIYDAFVDIWGTEKLWVTIDRANLNFPIRPGFEYKGFIHWDYDPETKPQNVQGVLALADQNDENMGGFQCIPWLYRNYDDWKLSQPDDRDHFKPDVSALEDKIVKVKLDAGDLLIFNSLQPHGIRPNRSEDKVRIAQYISMMPAEEENEELRQWRINSWKKRIAPSGYAFPGDPRNYEQQNYETAKLNDLGKKLLGLEAW; this comes from the coding sequence ATGAGAAGGACAAAAGATCAAACGCTGGAGCGCAACAGCCCCAACAAAAACCATGAAGCCATTCCGGGCAACCCTTCTACGGCTACCAGCAGCAAGCAAAAACTGAATGATCGTGCCAATGGTCAATCCCTTAAAGTTTTGAGTGAGGAAGACTGGGCTTTTTGGATACATAATGGTTATGTAGTCATCAAAAATGCTGTGCCCCGTGAGCAGGCCATGAAGACTGCCGACTTTCTGTGGGCTTTTGAAGAGAAAGATAAAAATGATCCTTCTACCTGGTATACAGCGCCACGCGCAGAAATGCAGATGAAAGAACTGGCTGGTACCGGTATGGTGGAAGTCTATAATACACAGGCTTTGTGGGATAACCGGCAGATGCAAAGAATTTACGATGCCTTTGTAGATATCTGGGGTACCGAGAAACTATGGGTCACCATTGATCGCGCCAATCTGAATTTCCCAATCCGCCCCGGCTTTGAGTACAAAGGCTTCATCCACTGGGACTATGATCCTGAGACTAAACCCCAAAATGTGCAGGGCGTCTTGGCTTTGGCTGACCAGAATGATGAAAATATGGGTGGATTTCAATGCATCCCCTGGCTTTACCGTAATTACGATGACTGGAAGCTTAGCCAACCGGATGACCGCGACCACTTCAAGCCCGATGTAAGCGCATTGGAAGATAAGATTGTGAAAGTAAAACTGGATGCTGGTGATCTGCTTATTTTCAATAGCTTGCAGCCACATGGCATTCGTCCCAACAGATCTGAAGATAAAGTCAGGATTGCTCAGTACATCTCTATGATGCCTGCTGAGGAAGAGAATGAAGAACTGAGACAGTGGCGTATCAACTCATGGAAAAAACGCATTGCCCCCAGCGGCTATGCATTTCCCGGTGATCCCAGAAACTATGAGCAGCAAAATTATGAAACAGCTAAATTGAATGATCTGGGTAAAAAACTCCTGGGACTTGAAGCGTGGTGA
- a CDS encoding RagB/SusD family nutrient uptake outer membrane protein — protein sequence MKDIIHNITLSLCLALLLMACDEGLEIAPDNSIESGQALETSSDVEALLVGAYDVLGDGDLYGGNLLRDAELIATFDELFWNGTFIAPGQIYRKEMLVNNDVAENTWEEAYETINITNNVLANLEVVNEAEVDRVEGEARFLRAVLYLELVRAYAPAWNDGDPASSLGVPMVLEPTTTVTEGSYVERASVAAVYTQILEDLQAAQALLPETNGFFANQAAAQAMLSRVYLMQQNYPAAAAMADSVISSGVYSLNGNYANAFNNESNTPEDIFAIQVTSQDGINDMNTFFASPENTGRGDIYVEEDHLMLYEPTDARLAFFYEDLDLGGFRTGKWDDQFANVNIIRLAEMYLTRAEANFRSGTAVGAAPVDDINVIRDRAGLNPVASVTLEEILLERRRELAFEGHYIHDLKRTERPVGDLPFDSPRLVYPIPQREMDANPGLQGQQNEGYN from the coding sequence ATGAAAGATATCATACATAATATAACATTATCTCTCTGTCTGGCTCTGCTGCTGATGGCCTGTGATGAGGGACTGGAAATAGCACCGGACAATAGTATTGAATCAGGCCAGGCTTTGGAAACATCTTCAGACGTTGAAGCCCTGTTGGTAGGTGCTTACGACGTACTGGGTGATGGTGATCTCTATGGTGGTAATTTGTTGCGTGATGCCGAACTGATCGCTACTTTTGACGAGCTTTTTTGGAATGGCACCTTTATAGCACCCGGACAAATCTACCGCAAAGAAATGTTGGTGAATAATGATGTGGCTGAAAATACCTGGGAAGAAGCTTATGAGACAATCAACATCACTAATAACGTACTGGCTAACCTTGAGGTAGTAAACGAAGCTGAAGTTGATCGGGTAGAAGGGGAAGCTCGTTTTCTACGTGCCGTATTGTATCTTGAACTGGTACGAGCGTATGCACCTGCCTGGAATGATGGCGACCCGGCTTCCAGTTTGGGCGTTCCCATGGTATTGGAACCTACCACTACTGTCACTGAAGGAAGCTATGTGGAACGTGCAAGTGTCGCTGCGGTTTATACTCAAATACTGGAAGATTTGCAGGCTGCACAGGCATTATTGCCTGAGACCAACGGTTTCTTTGCCAATCAGGCTGCTGCGCAGGCGATGTTGTCAAGAGTATACCTGATGCAGCAAAATTATCCAGCGGCGGCGGCCATGGCCGATAGTGTCATCAGTTCAGGGGTATATAGCCTCAATGGTAACTATGCCAATGCGTTTAACAACGAAAGCAATACGCCGGAAGATATCTTTGCCATACAGGTCACCTCTCAGGATGGGATCAATGATATGAACACCTTCTTTGCCTCACCGGAGAACACAGGTAGGGGCGATATTTATGTAGAAGAAGATCACCTGATGCTGTACGAACCTACCGATGCGCGCCTGGCTTTCTTCTATGAGGACCTTGATCTGGGCGGTTTCCGTACTGGCAAATGGGACGATCAGTTTGCCAATGTAAATATCATCCGGTTGGCGGAAATGTATCTGACCCGGGCGGAAGCCAACTTCAGATCGGGTACTGCCGTAGGCGCTGCTCCGGTGGATGATATCAATGTGATACGCGATCGTGCCGGACTGAACCCGGTAGCCAGCGTAACGCTGGAGGAGATACTGCTGGAGCGCAGGCGGGAATTGGCATTTGAAGGCCACTATATCCATGACCTGAAGCGCACAGAGCGTCCGGTAGGAGACTTGCCTTTTGACTCTCCTCGCCTGGTGTATCCTATACCACAGCGTGAGATGGATGCCAACCCTGGATTACAAGGCCAGCAGAACGAAGGCTATAATTAA
- a CDS encoding SGNH/GDSL hydrolase family protein, with translation MKSLYTFYATLLSLALLFSACNTEDELIEERLENNPLPPTTTLSGDPGELNLSKYVAIGNSLTAGLMDAALYTGGQQNSFPNILAEHLQNVEGLEAGTFNQPDIDSENGYNVSANDPNNPGGQVAGRFKLDISIPGPVPTVGELLTPYDGDRAQLNNFGVPGARVLDAATPGYAQANSFFGRFASSANASILGDATAAQGTFFSVWLGGNDVLSWARVGGAATDGEANPEAEQSDPNTLTSIASFTQAYAGVINEMLSAQEEARGVAITIPSITLLPFFRAVPYNPVALDQSNTDALNNGYAEYNSGIDVAVAIGQITEEEAARRRISFTAGNGNAVVITDKELSEADISAAVGAPEGSVILPKLRQANASDLLTFNVATLLGTNTEAGIYGLQAPVEDRYVLTLNEQIVLNTRIAFFNGIIAQIVASTGGRVALVDINTIFTDIAGLTAAQATQLGLSAEAVAAADGVAGIVVAGVNLSPDFSPNGIISTDGVHPNPKGHALIANEIIEAMNEAFGSSIPLIDITPFQTVVIAT, from the coding sequence ATGAAAAGCTTATATACATTTTATGCAACTCTTCTCAGCCTGGCATTGCTTTTTTCTGCCTGCAATACAGAAGATGAACTGATAGAAGAGCGGTTAGAAAACAACCCTTTGCCTCCCACAACCACACTAAGTGGAGACCCCGGTGAATTGAATCTGAGCAAATACGTAGCGATTGGCAATTCCCTAACTGCCGGGCTGATGGATGCTGCACTTTATACCGGTGGACAGCAAAATTCCTTTCCCAACATTTTGGCTGAACATTTGCAAAATGTTGAAGGTCTGGAGGCCGGTACATTTAATCAACCGGATATTGACTCTGAGAATGGTTACAATGTCTCTGCCAACGATCCTAACAATCCCGGTGGACAGGTGGCTGGCAGATTTAAACTGGATATCAGTATACCCGGACCGGTGCCTACCGTAGGAGAATTACTCACTCCTTACGATGGAGACCGTGCTCAGTTGAACAATTTTGGTGTGCCTGGAGCCAGGGTACTGGATGCCGCTACTCCAGGCTATGCACAGGCAAACTCTTTTTTTGGACGCTTTGCTTCTTCAGCCAATGCGTCTATACTGGGTGATGCCACTGCGGCACAGGGTACATTCTTCAGCGTATGGCTGGGGGGCAATGATGTACTCTCCTGGGCAAGAGTAGGCGGAGCCGCAACTGACGGAGAAGCAAATCCTGAAGCAGAGCAGTCTGATCCCAATACTTTGACCAGCATCGCCAGCTTTACACAAGCCTACGCTGGCGTGATCAATGAGATGCTTTCTGCGCAGGAGGAGGCCAGAGGTGTAGCCATCACGATTCCTTCCATTACGCTGCTCCCCTTTTTCCGAGCTGTACCCTATAATCCGGTTGCACTAGATCAATCCAATACCGATGCCTTAAACAATGGCTATGCAGAATATAATAGTGGGATTGATGTTGCTGTAGCAATTGGACAAATTACTGAGGAGGAGGCAGCACGAAGAAGAATTTCTTTTACCGCCGGAAATGGAAATGCAGTGGTCATCACCGATAAAGAACTTAGTGAAGCAGATATCTCTGCTGCCGTTGGAGCACCGGAGGGAAGTGTAATTCTGCCTAAGCTCCGTCAGGCCAATGCTTCTGATCTGCTTACCTTTAATGTGGCGACATTGCTGGGAACGAATACAGAAGCAGGAATATACGGACTCCAGGCTCCAGTAGAAGATCGGTACGTGCTTACACTGAACGAGCAGATCGTGCTGAATACCAGAATAGCTTTCTTCAATGGCATCATTGCACAGATTGTAGCAAGCACAGGAGGCAGAGTAGCTTTGGTAGATATCAACACCATTTTTACGGACATTGCCGGACTCACCGCAGCGCAGGCGACACAATTGGGTCTGTCTGCTGAAGCAGTAGCCGCAGCGGATGGCGTAGCAGGTATTGTGGTAGCAGGAGTAAACTTAAGTCCTGATTTTTCACCCAATGGAATTATTTCCACGGATGGCGTACACCCCAACCCGAAAGGTCACGCCCTGATTGCCAATGAGATCATTGAGGCTATGAATGAGGCTTTTGGTAGCAGTATTCCCTTAATAGATATCACTCCTTTCCAGACCGTAGTGATCGCCACTTAG
- a CDS encoding SDR family oxidoreductase, which produces MKDKICLITGANSGIGKITARELAKRGAHVIMLCRNEEKAERAKEDILKVCGHDRVDIVLADFASTAQIREAADYINAHYPHLDVLNNNAGLLMGSKREITEDGFEMTFGVNHLAPFLLTYLLMDKVFASKRGNIINVSSEAHRIANLDFNNLQMEKNYGGLRAYAVSKLCNILFTHELAKRLQGTHVVANALHPGGIATGLYEGVSGFFGTVMKLTKPFLPGEEKGAETSIYLATSEEGYTANGKYFKNKKPASPTKVATNDYNARRLWEVSEALLNIRFEPEKKSLSNR; this is translated from the coding sequence ATGAAAGATAAGATTTGTCTGATCACCGGGGCTAATTCGGGAATAGGGAAAATCACGGCACGCGAGCTTGCCAAAAGAGGGGCGCATGTGATCATGCTGTGCCGCAATGAGGAAAAAGCCGAGCGGGCCAAAGAAGACATACTCAAAGTTTGCGGACACGATCGGGTGGATATTGTGCTGGCTGACTTTGCGTCTACAGCGCAGATACGCGAAGCTGCTGACTATATCAATGCGCATTATCCTCATCTAGATGTGCTTAACAACAATGCTGGACTGCTGATGGGCAGCAAGCGAGAGATTACAGAAGATGGTTTTGAAATGACATTCGGCGTCAACCATTTGGCGCCTTTCCTGCTCACATACCTGCTCATGGACAAAGTGTTTGCCAGCAAAAGAGGCAATATCATCAACGTTTCTTCAGAAGCCCACCGCATTGCCAATCTGGATTTCAACAATTTGCAAATGGAGAAAAACTATGGCGGGCTGAGGGCGTATGCCGTTTCTAAACTGTGTAACATTCTGTTTACCCACGAACTGGCCAAGCGTCTGCAAGGCACCCATGTAGTAGCCAATGCACTTCATCCCGGAGGTATTGCTACTGGCTTATACGAGGGAGTCTCCGGTTTTTTTGGCACAGTTATGAAACTAACCAAACCTTTTTTACCAGGTGAGGAAAAGGGTGCGGAAACCAGTATTTATCTGGCTACCAGCGAAGAGGGCTACACCGCCAACGGCAAATATTTTAAGAACAAAAAGCCCGCTTCGCCCACCAAGGTAGCAACCAATGACTATAACGCCCGTAGACTATGGGAGGTCAGTGAGGCATTGCTGAATATCCGTTTTGAACCGGAAAAGAAAAGCTTGAGTAATCGCTGA
- a CDS encoding SusC/RagA family TonB-linked outer membrane protein, translating into MASVSGEAIENIPVPTFEQALQGRATGVFIESNNGKLGQGIKVRVRGASSVTASNQPLYVVDGIPITSQSQADSDSETNPLADINFNDVASIEILKDASAAAIYGSRASNGVVLITTKRGKEGRTNFKLNAYTGFNEPTNRREFLSTEEYVELFTEAALNSEFDLDREYIEGQFTRYGAGNEASWLVPGAEEYVNTNWQDEVFQRGAISQIDLSASGGSEKTTFYASGSYSDQNGLIKTNQFTRISGRLNLDHQATDKLKFGLNFNLARSKNNRVPNDNAFSTPLQIIALPPMTPPVDPRTGELSGNYTLYYNPLLNFAHSSNVATVLRNISNLYATYEIAPSLSFRTEYGIDLLTQNEEQYFGQETARNSSAPNGLGFNRWVQVANYTTNNFFQYTKSFAEIHNIDAVFGMSYQQSTTDATEVEGREFPSNAYRQIVSAADITGGESTESGFSFLSYFAQANYKLRDRYLFSVSGRVDGSSRFGANNRYGFFPAASAGWILTEEAFMNDSELLSFLKLRASYGLTGNAEILDAGLINNFAALGLYTGEGGYAGVPGQRPTQIANPDLRWEQTAQFDIGIDFGLFDDRLTGEIDYYNKDTRDLLLNVNIPATTGFESQLQNVGRLQNSGFEFALYSQNTTGDFQWSTNFNFARNINQITDLQGQVIEGGFVNRAVEGEPIGVFFAPEYAGVDPANGDALYYLNTENADGSLNRETTNNVNLAQRVVIGNPNPDFIGGITNDFAYMGFELNVFFQGVFGNEIYNGGGKFQSANADYFDNQTRDQLRRWQNPGDITDVPQARLFGGNGTAESSRYVQDGSYVRLKTVTLGYNFPVSLLERLNLTSLKVYASGQNLLTFTDYTGWDPEVNTDYLAGNISQGNDFYSAPQARTITFGVNLGF; encoded by the coding sequence ATTGCCAGTGTATCCGGCGAAGCGATAGAAAATATTCCTGTACCTACTTTTGAGCAGGCATTACAGGGAAGAGCTACCGGTGTATTCATTGAATCCAACAACGGCAAGCTAGGCCAGGGCATTAAAGTGAGGGTTAGGGGAGCTTCCTCCGTCACTGCCAGTAACCAGCCGTTGTATGTAGTAGATGGTATACCCATTACCTCCCAGAGTCAGGCCGACTCTGATTCTGAAACCAACCCGTTGGCCGATATTAACTTCAACGATGTGGCATCCATAGAAATTCTAAAAGATGCCTCAGCAGCCGCCATCTATGGTTCAAGAGCCTCCAACGGTGTGGTGTTAATCACGACCAAGCGCGGAAAGGAAGGTAGAACCAACTTTAAACTGAATGCCTATACCGGATTCAACGAACCTACCAACCGGCGGGAGTTTTTAAGTACGGAAGAATATGTAGAGCTTTTTACAGAAGCAGCCCTCAACTCAGAATTTGATCTTGACCGTGAATATATTGAAGGGCAGTTTACCCGTTACGGAGCTGGTAATGAGGCTTCCTGGTTGGTTCCCGGTGCTGAAGAGTATGTAAATACCAACTGGCAGGATGAAGTTTTTCAGCGGGGTGCCATCAGTCAGATTGACCTGAGTGCCAGTGGAGGCTCAGAAAAAACCACTTTTTATGCTTCTGGTTCTTACAGCGACCAGAACGGTCTGATCAAAACCAACCAGTTTACCCGAATCAGTGGAAGATTAAACCTGGACCATCAGGCTACCGATAAGCTGAAGTTTGGGCTTAACTTTAATCTGGCGCGTTCTAAAAACAACCGGGTACCTAATGACAATGCCTTCTCTACCCCATTGCAGATCATTGCTTTGCCCCCGATGACACCTCCCGTAGATCCCCGAACAGGCGAACTAAGTGGAAACTATACGCTTTATTATAATCCGTTGCTCAATTTTGCCCATTCTTCCAATGTTGCTACAGTATTGCGAAACATCAGTAATTTGTATGCGACTTATGAGATTGCTCCCTCTTTAAGCTTTCGTACCGAATATGGGATTGACCTCCTTACCCAGAACGAAGAGCAGTACTTTGGACAGGAAACTGCCCGAAACTCAAGCGCACCTAATGGATTGGGCTTCAACCGATGGGTACAGGTGGCCAACTATACCACCAATAACTTCTTTCAGTATACCAAGTCATTTGCTGAAATCCATAATATAGATGCGGTATTCGGAATGAGCTATCAGCAATCTACTACTGATGCTACCGAGGTAGAAGGGCGGGAGTTTCCTAGTAATGCTTACCGGCAGATCGTTTCAGCCGCCGACATTACCGGAGGTGAATCTACCGAATCAGGTTTCAGCTTTCTATCTTACTTTGCCCAGGCCAACTATAAACTCCGCGATCGCTACTTGTTTTCAGTCAGTGGTAGGGTAGATGGTTCATCCAGGTTTGGAGCTAATAACCGATATGGTTTCTTCCCGGCAGCTTCGGCAGGCTGGATACTGACCGAAGAGGCATTCATGAATGACAGTGAATTACTTAGCTTTCTGAAACTGCGTGCCAGCTACGGACTGACCGGTAATGCTGAAATACTTGACGCTGGGCTTATTAACAACTTTGCTGCCCTTGGACTTTACACCGGTGAAGGTGGCTATGCAGGTGTACCTGGTCAGCGTCCTACACAAATTGCCAATCCAGACCTGCGTTGGGAGCAAACAGCGCAGTTTGACATAGGCATAGATTTCGGATTGTTTGATGATCGTCTGACGGGTGAAATTGATTATTACAACAAAGATACCCGTGACCTGCTGCTGAATGTGAACATACCGGCCACTACTGGCTTTGAATCCCAGCTTCAGAATGTAGGACGTCTGCAAAACAGCGGTTTTGAATTTGCACTCTACTCACAAAACACAACAGGTGATTTTCAGTGGTCTACCAACTTCAACTTTGCCCGTAATATCAACCAGATCACCGATCTGCAAGGCCAGGTGATAGAAGGGGGATTTGTGAACAGGGCGGTAGAAGGAGAGCCTATTGGGGTGTTTTTTGCGCCTGAATATGCGGGTGTTGACCCTGCCAATGGGGATGCTCTCTACTACCTGAACACAGAAAATGCAGATGGTAGCCTGAACCGCGAAACGACCAACAATGTGAACCTGGCCCAGCGTGTGGTGATTGGCAATCCTAACCCTGACTTCATTGGTGGAATTACCAACGACTTTGCTTATATGGGTTTTGAACTGAACGTATTCTTTCAGGGTGTGTTTGGCAATGAGATCTACAATGGTGGTGGTAAGTTTCAGTCAGCCAACGCTGATTATTTTGACAACCAGACCCGCGACCAACTCCGCCGCTGGCAGAATCCGGGCGACATCACTGATGTACCTCAGGCAAGACTCTTTGGAGGCAACGGAACGGCTGAATCTTCACGCTACGTGCAGGATGGCTCTTATGTACGTCTCAAAACAGTGACGCTGGGCTATAATTTTCCGGTGAGTTTGCTTGAGCGTTTGAACCTGACAAGCCTGAAAGTCTATGCTTCCGGACAAAATTTACTCACCTTTACTGATTATACCGGCTGGGACCCGGAAGTCAACACAGATTACCTGGCAGGGAACATCAGCCAGGGCAATGACTTTTATTCTGCGCCCCAGGCTCGTACCATTACTTTTGGTGTCAATCTCGGATTTTAA